GTCTGGcactgcgcggagccagacatgctggtctgagtggcacagtaagggggctggggggttggatggggcggaggttcacgggggggcagtcaggggcagggagaagggggggttagatgggtcagggggttgggggggcagtcaggggacaggcagcagttggataggcatgggagtcccggggatttgtcaggggacaggtagggggtggggtcctaggggggaagttggggcggtctcaggagggggcagttggggacaaggagaagggaggcttagatagggggtggggtcctggggggcagttggggcaggggtcccaggagggggtgatcaggggacagggtgcagggggggttgggttggggtttctgtggggggcagtcagagggggtggatggtggcagggtggggctaccctccctccctgtggagtgtcctgttttttgaatgttaacatatggtatccctacccttcagagtGCAGCTCTCCACTcatagcaagctgcagcatgaggtctcagctacctcactccctcctcctctttcctgttggtagtggccaagggaatgctgggaaatgtagttctttccctgctccagggctggctctataggcagggagctaaccaaggaactacagcacccagggccccctgttggttctctgctcccatgctggatccctgtcgcccctgcaaatgggctgccccaagcacatgcttcctttgctggtgcctagagccgcccctggccgcgtcagcaggtaaataaaactggcccggcccgccagggtgcttaccctggcgagccgcgtgccaaacgttgccgacccctgaactaggcTGTAGGACCTTTCCATAACACTGCAGATGCCCGGGAACCCTAATGGATTCTCAAGCATCCAGAGCCATCCGCACAGGGCCCGCCACAGCAGTTCTGGTCCCTTGTGGTCCCACATTACTCTTGGCAGTGGGGCTCTGCTGTAGCCATTCTACCAGGAACTCTCCCTGGTCACAGCTGCCCAGTGGCCATCCCTCTTAACAGGGAGGTCCCCACTGCAGAAGGGGTCTGTGGAAAGGCAATACAGCTGCAGTCTGTAATACTATATCACCTTTTCAATGTAAACTCTCTGGGAGAAGGATGTTGTACAACTTCTGTACCCTAAGCCTGGCATgactatatacacatatacaaagGTAGTAAGCATCTTACACACACTGtatacattgtaaataataagatACAGCAGGTATTTTGGTCAAAATCTAGGTAGCAGTATGCATGGACTAATTCTCATTTATCCAGTAGCAGAgtgggaaagaaaaagaatacACTGGGGTCAGCCATCCCAACAGTTCTATACATGcaaaccccactgatttcagttttgCCTTACCAAACCTTAGTCGATTAACTGGATACATCTTCTGTCATGCTCTTTTCTGAATTAAAATGAACATATCTTTATTTACCACTAAACAGTGTTTGTGGACAGCCAGGCTGATCTGCTCCTCCATTTGGATAGAAATCAATATTTCCTAAAGGTTTCCTGAAGCCTAGAACTAAAGTAAAAACATCTGAGGTAATAAAGTACATCAatggaattttcaaatgataattTATAATTACACAATAATGTTTACTAAGGCTTTGTAggggtcaccccgctcctgccctgaagggcttaaaacagccctgagagagggctgcggcgggggaaaagctaggctgattgggggaagcagcatgccccaatcagaccacagctggccctataagagggctgagggccagaggctgaCACACACTCTCCCTCTAGCTTCCTGAGAGAGAAagaccttttttaaaattaaaaaagtccTGATACTAATTAGTTTTGGATCTAGAGCTGAAACCTTTAGGTTGCTCGAAATAGTCCGATTGATGACAACCAAACCCTTCATATAAGAACAGAAGGATTGGGCCCTTCATCTCTAAAATGAattccattttcattttgaacAGGCACATAGGGACTTAtttaatgccactgaagtcaatggaaagactcccattaagtACAATGGGATCAGACCCTTAGATAGCAACAACTCAGAACTGCTCCTGTTTATCAGTATGAACCAGAGCAACATTACTTAGATGCTCCTAATTGACTTTCTCCCCTCCTCTTTCCTACTCCTGCCTTCCAGTTTGTATATTTCCCCCTAAACTCAAATAGGAAAGTATAAGCTATGTCATTACCATCTATATCAGTATGAATGACGTCAACAAACTGTGCATCTGTATGATCCAATCTCTCATTTGGTGGTTTCCCACTGAATGAAGGGCCAGCTGGGTCAAGACCTGAAAGAAAAGAAGAATCATGTGGGCATTATTTTTCTAGGGTTCTATTTCAATAATAATTTTTTCATCTAATtttttctcaaatgcggccaccgtggCTGCATGTGGCCACCAGAGGCTTTTcatgtggccacagcctcctgggtggtgatgcaacaaaagacaagaatgtgcaaagtacattatttgtttctattctgtttgggtccagtaaagaataagacaactgtatattattattactgagtATGCAATAAAAATctacataaattacaatgatttggatgtgtatatgtgcatatttatttgtttttcctaaagttaattaaacattttaggaaaaattgtcagaatgGCCactagcaagagttggtggccgcactctgaggccaccaaaaaatttcttCTGAGACCCCCCCTCAACACCCATGTTTGAATAAATGCCTTTACAATCTACTCTAACACATAGTTCATGCACAAAGACTCACCCCTTTCTATATTAATAAATTAACAATACAGTTCAAGCCTTCACTCCAGACTTAGTATCTCCTAGGGTTCCTACTAATGGACTGCTCAGTCCACATCCTAGATTCTCTCCACCCAAAGAGCCACTCCCACCTCCCTTTTATCTAGGGGAGTAACAAGCCACCTACACCATGGTTCTGAGTCAGCAGAACTGCTTTATTCTTTCCCAGCAGAAACAATGTCTGCTAAGTGAGTAGCGTATTTCAGGCAAAAGCTTCCAGACTGTGACGCCAAAAGAACATGGTATAACATTTGCAGCGGTCCTGATTCCAAGCGAGCCATGCCCCATTTATAGATTTGTGTTGAAATTATCTGAAATTTGTGGTTAAACACAGTTTAATGCAAAACCAGGTGAAACTGATCAGGTTTTGACTGAGTTTTCATGTGAAATTTAGTATTTGTGAATCTGAAATTCAGAGAATGACAGGTCTGAACACACAAGGATCAAAATAGAAGCTGGTTTCTTGAAACTTGGTGAAGTAAATGGCTTAGCTTTGTTCATCTCTGCCACAAATCCCTCAAATGTAGGGTCTCCATCCTGTATTTTTATGCACCCATATTCCACTGATATTAACATGCATCCaaacctcccactgaagtcaacaggaattctgaaataccgtatatacttgatgataagccggttcgtttataagccgacccccgcaagatggataagtaaaaatggaaagtttttatgtcccgttcataagccgaaccTATacttcaggggtcagcaaactttggctcctgggccatcaggataagccactggcgggccaagatggtttgtttaccttgcgtctgcaggcacggaggtaaacctaagtaaacaaagtgtcccagcacaccagctgcttaccctgacgggcagggacagcaactggtggggaaatttttttgggggggggggagaagctgggggttaggagagtaacccctgtgaccacctcccacatgaccccacccctagacCACGACCCCcatactctccccatcccatcccttcccacattatctggggagggccaggggaggatgtttctggcctggctggagctgctccggcaggctgggcagcgcagctgcagcctgctccggcgggccagaccaggTGGCGCGGCGGCAGCATGTtctagcgggctgggccgggcggcacagctgcagcatgctccagcggggcggggtgggcggtgcagccacagcctgctctggggggcggggccgagcgtcatggctgcagcctgccagccccggagctgcagctgcttcggaggctgggggagagcattgtggccagaagcagagagactccggccccgcctcttcccttctggctctgctggctgtgctgcctctgttggggggaggggctgtgtcccacctctccctctctatacctgttcataagccgacccccttctctggagcttcccttttttactaaaaaaatttggcttatgaacgagcaTATACGGTACATAAAATGCTTGATCAGGCCCTAGGCCTAAAATTAGgtttttaaatccatatttaagctcCTCTAATGAAGGTAGCCTGATCTGCAAGGGTGCTGGGCACTTGCAACTCTCATTTAGGTTTCTAACTTTAGTCAAGTaggtttgaacattttggccacaatttttttttctccaaagtgACTTAAATCCTAGGACGAATTTTTgtagtggattaaaaaaaatttaaaatgtaatatttctaAATACTGTTTATGCTACTGTTATATTGGGTCAAATTAATCTCTTGATTTACATCAAGGATGCATTTGATCCATTGTCTTACTAAATTTAATCGTGTCCTATGTGTTGATTTTTCAACAGTGGCACCCATGTGgtatgcatagggtgaccagatagcaactgtgaaaaaacaggacagggggtgagggggtaataggcacctatataagaaaaagtccccaaaaacgggactgtacctttaaaaacaggacatctggtcaccctaggtatgcAGGTAACTCAGACAATGATGGAATATAAACTAGAATGGGGGTGGCAGGTTTAAAAGTCTTACCTGTAATTCTGCCAAGTTTACCATTATACATTTCTCCAACAAATCCAGCTATATGAGCCCCAAGGCTAACTCCAATCATATGAATAGAGTCAAGAGAAGCTCCATATGCCTGTCAGTAAAAAAAAAGGCATGATTATGGGTTATAGAAATGTTAACCATAAGGTTTACAATATGGTTAGCTGAATAGACTTCAATAAACTAAGTTTTACTATTTACTTTTCCTTAAAACTTTAGGGGTTATTTTtctgacttttaaaaatgatggATTTTAAGTGTCTTTTGTATTAAACTTTCTGTACTAGTATACTGTACAGTAGTTATAAAAATGTATGAAGGAGGCTGGTAACCTTTCTTCCAGGCTATCTCATTGATTTTTTTGAAGAAGAGACAGAGTGTTATCAGATTCTCTAGAAAGGTGAACTAAAACTATCAGCTAAAAGCAACTCTGACCCCATCCCAATACAATTAAAAAATACTAATAACAAGCTCTGATATCACATAGCCAGTTCAGCAAGTCTACATCTGCAGGAATGCTTGAGAGGAGGCAATGCTTACCACATGCGGTaggtgacttaaaaaaaaaaaaaaaaaaagctattgcaGGAGTCAGGGGCAATACCAGCAGATCTAGAGCCTGCAAGGTCATGGGATTGGGAACTTCTCTCAATCAGTCCTAGAGGTATGATATATTATTCCTGTTCTGGAGGTGAATTAACAACTAAATGGCTGCATGACAATCATTTTGTCAGTATGACGTTTGGAGTCCTGGGCCTTAACATCTTTACCCCTACTTTTTACCCCCCTCGTGAACATTTTACTGTAACACAAGTTGTAGCAGAGCAAGATCTGCTCAATGCGTGTGGTGCAGCCACTGTTCCACTAGGTAGCCTACTTGCTTACTGTAAGTGGCAAGCAGTAGCCTGCATCAGGGACCTGGGATTATGCAATATGTAGTCCTGTCTACCCCAGTATGGGACTGTGCCTACATTGTTATAATTATTTTAGTCTTATGTCAGTTTTCCACCATATTTTTGTAAATTAGCAAATACAACCCAATCAGCATTAGCTGATCCTAGAGGCCATGCTATAGTGTGTCATATCTTCTGTCATCTCTTCTTACCACTTTCCCACAAAACCCACTTTCTTTCTGTTAACCTTTGTGCAGATATTTTCTTGTTACAGAATCTTCAAACTTTCTGAGAATGCTCAGGATGGGAAGTGATGGGGATGGAAGAAATTCAAACAATAAAATTGATAATTAAATAAATGagactttaaattatttttgtccaTTTCATTAAGGACTGATCCTAAACCTAGTAAAGTCCATGGGTGGGTCTTTCCACCGACTttgtgggctttggctcagactTTTATTCATCAACAATTGTTTTAGCTGCTCCTGTTAGCActagtatataaaatattttgtataATGGAGAACTGTTTTTTAACTGCCTTATATCAATGATTTCTGATAAACATTCCATATAAGAAATGTTCATAAGTGGGCTTTCTTTGCATCTCATTTAGTACTTAAAGGAGTACCTGATGCAACAATTTTTAATAATGTAATGGTCTAGAGTTTTGCATATCCTTCACGTGACCTTTCTCCTCTGAGATAGCAGCTCTTTGCTTAATGCATCTGAAACTCCTTGCTGACAAAGTGATTCAAATACAATCTCGGTTCCATTGAAATAAAGTGCTCAAACTGCttttgacgtcaatgggagcagatGTGGGAACAAAGATATGTgagtgatcagggccggctctaactttttttccgccccaagcagcaaataaaagcgccgccccgccataacaccccccccccccccaccgagtgccgcgcGGCCgaaaccccccccgccgagcgccgcgccgccgaacaaccgccgccccccgccgcgctgccgaacaccccccaccccccgccgcacTGCTGAACCCCCCTGcgtggagcgccgccgaacaccccatgccgagcgccgcgccgccgaacagcccccgcccccctgccacgctgccgaacaccccccgcgccgcgctgctgaacacccctcgccccccgccgagtgccgcgctgccgaacacccccgccccccacggagcgccacgccgccgaaacccccgccgagcgccacgccgccgaacagcccccgccctcccgctgcactgctgaacaccccccgctgcactgctgaacaccccccgccccactgccaaacacctccgccccccgcggcgctgcactgctgaagcccccccgcaCGCGCAGCACCgccaacaccccccgccccccgcggagcaccgcgccgccaaacaccccccgccgagcgccgcgctgccagaacccccgccaccccaagattggccgccccttaccaggtgccgccccaagcacgtgcttggttgcctggtgcctggagccggccctgtgagtgATGCAGTAGTAACTTCATGCAGTCACTAATGTAAGCATTAGTACAAACATTTCAAAGTATGGTATTTATTGTGTTCTTTCTGAGACCACTATAttttgaacacttttttttttaccacccAAAGCTATACTATTTTAAATCATTTACCTCCAGGGTAAATGTCTACCTTACCAACATCTGGTCAATATATTTCTTCAAGATTTCTGCAACTCTTCTGGTGTTGTGGACAGCATTATGATAAATTACAGTTGTAGCACCCCTGTTCCAATCTACTATAATGAGGTTAACGTCCTCTAAAGACAGCAGAAGTTCTTTCATGTCGTTCAGCCATATTGGTGCAGAGCCTGTTAGTCTTAAGCCATGGACTATAAAGACAGTTTTCTTGGTCACATCCAGATATGTAGATGCTGTTGTATTATATTCACTGAGACTCTCAGAACAGTTTTGGTTTGTCCTTGTGTACAACAGCAGTTTCACTTTTAGATCTGTCCCAGCTAAAGCATTGTGTATGCTAAGATCTGTGAACTCTTGACATTTTTGTTCTGTatctgaaaaatataaaaatgttagaCAATTGTTTGATCAGTTAGACTATGTAAAAGGCCATTCTTTTACACTCTTTCTTTCTCTAATTGTCCACAAAGGTTGAAGTACTTCCATTTATTCTATCATTCTGAACTCGTCTAAAGCCTATGCTCATTCCAACTCTGTGACACAAATctggggccagatccacagctagtgtaaatcaacacagctcaATGGACTTCAAAGCTGATTTACCCAACTGAAGGTTGGGCCCCCAATATTTTAACAAACCGTTCTCAGTTTCTCCTGTCATATGCCTCTTTATATAAAACTAAGTATAAAAATACAAACTGTCAATTTCTCTTGGAAAGTTAGAAGTAGGAAGAGGAATAGTAACTACTCTGCTCCTAAATGGTAGTTTTTCATGTAAGCTTGTTATTTAAACTAAGTTTTCAGTTTACTGAGGACTCTATAAAtaggcaaaaaaataaatgggaaTCTGGCAGAGATTGGAGGAAGTGGTTGCAGCACTTTCACAGTTCGCTGGAACCAAGTGGCATTACAGAGAAAGTGGACATGGTTAAATCACCCACACAGCTACACATGGCAGGTCCAGAGGCCCTCGATATCCACAGTGCATTGCGGTGGAAGCATGAAGAGGATTACAAACTAGCTGacaaatgtgtgttttgtttgtttttaaatcaagaatacTGTGATCCACATAAGAACGTCACTTGGAAAGGTCCTTTATATTGTTTTAATCAAGAAACCAACTGACAGGTGAGATCTCTGAACTCTATGTTCCAAATCTACATAACCAAGATAAATCATGTGAATTTCAACAATTAACAGACGGAATAATTAGAGGCCAAATTATCTGTGGAATAATTGATAACCAGACCAAAGCAAGGTTACTGCAAGAAATGGACTTGACGTTGCAAAGAACAGTGGATATATGCAGGGTTAATGAAAACCAAAATAAGGTGACAGAGCAGGGTTACAAAAAGTCCTGAGTCTTCCTGCTCTATCATCTGGAAAGGCACAAAATTTCTCTCTGCTCATTCATTCAGTCACCTCATTAGAAATTATTGTAACCATAATTAATACATATTTGGAATTCctgacttttaaaattaaataccatttttttctgaataaaagtgttttaaatgttttattttatttttaagtaatttGCAGTTATTATTTAATGGGTTACATCTTTGTGGATTAATATGACTCACTAAATCAGATAACTAATAAAAGAAGACACATCTGGCTGTAATCTTTAATAGACTGGTATATAGTGAATCTTAGTAAAGTGAGGAATTCTGAAATTTAAGAACAGTTCAGATTCAGATGCAATTATTTTGATCTTCATACTAACAACATCAAAAGGTCCTATTTAAATGTCTTACATTGGCAAGATCCTGAAATGTTATCATCTGTCAAATTTAATTTCTGGTTTTCAAATCATGACAATGTTAGGTGAGGTGAGAAAACTAAAATAgaaattctctctcacacatgccaTTCACACACCCACAACTACATGCTGGAGAcagtttcagttaaaaaaaaattacttagacatcTAATTGCATTTTAAATATTCAGATTCACAGCTAAACTGTACAACATTTTCCTTCGGTGTACTATGAAACAGCTGTTCTTCCTCTAGAAAATCCAAAATGGATATCACTATCTTACAATTAGataaaattattattaccatGTATTTCTCAAACCTGTGTAGTGAATTACACTGAGATACCTTAAATATTGAAATGTTCCTTCACATTAATGGGACTATTTTGATATTATCTACTCATGAAGctcaattctcctctcacttacatcattgtaaatcaggaataactccattcaagtcaatggaattacattggCATAAAACCAATGTAAGGGAGATCAGACTTAGATCAATGGAAACACAAAGGCCTATCCTGTTGGAGATATCAAAGATGAGTGAAACCTATTAGCTGAAAGGTATGCTACATAAGAGTTAAACATATCTCACAAGTTTACTTTCAAGTATGAATAGAGTATAAAAGGTGTTCACTGAAAAGTAAATACAGGAAAAAGGACAAAGCATCTGCTTTGTACACTTATGCATACTTTATATTGTGGAATTAGATAAAAACTCACATGGATTTGAAATGTTTATAAATAATTTGAGACTGTTCAGCAGTAAATCATTAAGCAAACAGGAAGCTTTGCAAATTCGATTTCACACATTTTTGAGGCAACATTTATtggtttcaggtttcagagtggtagccgtgttagtctgtatcagcaaaaacaacgaggagtccttgtggcaccttagagactaacaaatttatttgggcataagctttcgtgggctaaaactcagttcatcagatgcatgtaatgaAAAATGCAGTAAGCAGCATATATATACAGCACGTGAAAACATTGGAGTTGCCTTactaagtggggggtcagtgctaacaaggccaattcaattaaggtggaagtggcctattctcaacagttgacaagaaggggtgaatatcaagagagggaaaatgacTTTTGTAGTGTTAAAGAGGGCAATGCAACGTATAACTAACATTTGTATAACTAACATTGCTTTTTATACACCCTCATGAGAGAATACTCAAATATGTACTTTTATCACATGAGAAAATTATAAATATCAGTTGGGCAGTTGTATTTATTCCCGTAAATATATATCATTTCACCGTTTTCTGTTTAAATTTGTACAATTTCTTTTATATTTGTCTTCACTTAGTGGCTTTTGAGGCTAGGACAGAGAGAACCTTACATAAACACATATTTTGATTGGAAGGGCTTTAACAAACAAATTATAGTGTACATAACAAAAAATAACAAACTCATACATTTGTAAAATATACTTTGAAAGTCTTCATACCTAGTAAATTAATGCTGAATAATCTCATTTTATGTTTAAAACTATTTTGCAAAAACTATTTTACAGTTCTCATACACTTCCACAATACAAAGTGCACATACTTCTATGTTTGTGTACAAAAATGCGGAAGGAGATAAGGTATCATGTTTTCTCTTTATTTACCTTACACTGAAAAACTTTGTCCTAATTTCAAATCAGTCAAGTTCACTTGACTAATTGTTTGTTATATGAATCATGATTCATAAGGTTTAATCTACATGTCATTTTGCAGTTAGAAAAGTTAGTTTGCTTTGCTTGGAAAAAGCCAAGAGGAACTTTTAGTGGCTCTCTTACCTGATCTCACCCAGCATGTCAAAAAGATGAAGAGAAACAACTTCAACATATGGAAATTGTGAAAAGCAACACGTAACATCCACAACTGAATGGAGAAGATTTTAGTATTTCCTTATGGTGTGCTAGCTTACACTATGATCTGACAATGAAACGTCACTGATACAACAGGTGTGGTGAAGAGAAGGAAGTGACTTTGCAAAGGGCAAAAACCAATGTTCAAGCTTTTGCAATTCATGACTCCTCCTATTTCCTTACTTAAATTGGTGATGCATATTCGGTTCTTTCAGagttatttttgtgttttttttctaatCGTCAGttgcccttctttctctctccttgggAACTACTGGACTAACATGGGTCTATGCCTTGTGAGTAGTTGATGTGGTATGTTACTGGTGGCTCTGCCAGATATGTGGAATTTAGGGAGGAGTGGAAGTAATTATACATAATTTTGCTTGACCTCTCTgctcagatgaaatgccaatgAAGACAGACTATGTGGTTGTTTTTGATGGTCTGTTATACATCTGGTGGTCTGCAGAGTGTGGAAATAGAAGATGCTGGGATGGGCAAAAGCAACTTGCAGCAAAAACACATTTTGGCTATAAAATCATTCCGCTGTAAGGACTAGAAAGAAAGCCATTGCATTCCTAGGGATTGATTTGACCTTGTGATTTTCCTAAGGATTCTCCCTCTAATCTTAACCCACAGAGGGATGGGGAATATTTTATAGAAGACAGAACTGGTAGTCAGAACTCTTGACTTGTATTTCTGATTCAGTCACTGGTTTGCTGTGTTACTGAGAGTCACTCATATCACTTAACTTCAATGTGTGCCAGTTTCCCCAGATGTAAAATAGAACAATACCTACATCTTCACAGAGGTGTTATAAAACTTAGTCAATTATTACCCCTTTACACTTCCCTGTTGGAAAACCCACAGGAGTAGAAAAAGGCAGAGCAAATCTGAGTGATGTTTTCCTTGCAAAGATTCCTTCACAATTGTTCCCTTGGGTAGGAGATGTGGTTTCATGATGTTCTTTCCAGAACAATATATGGGACCCATTCCTCATGGACTAGCGAGAGACCAGGAGTATCTGGGCTGGCTTTGAGTTCCTGGACTGTCAGAGGGTGTTttgagtcccaggctggcagtacCACCTAGTGGAGATACTCTGGACAGTGTTGCCCAACAGTGAGAGTCAGTAACTGCTTGCAGCCATGTTGCCCGATGATGAGTCAGTAGACGGGGTAGGAAAACAAAGGTCCTCCCTGCTCCaccgggttccaacccagggcccaaTGAAACAATATGTCAAAGTATGCGGCCTAGGGGGGTGGgcgcctgctccctgggctacttcctaccctggTATCAGTTCCTTTGCTGGTGCCACTAGGTAATTTCTGAGCTCCCCTTGAAGTCCTCCCTGGGCATGATCTGGAGGGTTTCCCACCCTTCGTTGAGGCTTGTCATTGCAGTCCTCTGGGGTCGAAGGGCCTGTGGTAGCTTGGCACTGGGACCTAGTCCTGGCCACGTGGGGCCTCAGCTTTTTGGCAGAAGCCTGTACCACACAACTCCTCTCCTGTTCAGTACGCCAAGattgagctgggctgctcccttttgagCT
The Emys orbicularis isolate rEmyOrb1 chromosome 1, rEmyOrb1.hap1, whole genome shotgun sequence DNA segment above includes these coding regions:
- the LIPI gene encoding lipase member I, with the protein product MLRVAFHNFHMLKLFLFIFLTCWVRSDTEQKCQEFTDLSIHNALAGTDLKVKLLLYTRTNQNCSESLSEYNTTASTYLDVTKKTVFIVHGLRLTGSAPIWLNDMKELLLSLEDVNLIIVDWNRGATTVIYHNAVHNTRRVAEILKKYIDQMLAYGASLDSIHMIGVSLGAHIAGFVGEMYNGKLGRITGLDPAGPSFSGKPPNERLDHTDAQFVDVIHTDIDVLGFRKPLGNIDFYPNGGADQPGCPQTLFSGSQFFKCDHQRSVFLFLSSLRRSCNITTYPCDSYLDYKNGKCANCEAFQPMPCPVLGYFADKWKNYLIQKDPPETKAYFDTSGQEPFCMYYYFVDFITWNKSIRRGFIRIKITDNAGNTIESKINSEAATFQQYRQASIFVGFYEDFDKISRISLTFSTRTLIGPKYKLRILRMRLRSTTDPGRLQTCRYDFVLLENIETTFKPIPCQERDK